A DNA window from Arachis duranensis cultivar V14167 chromosome 3, aradu.V14167.gnm2.J7QH, whole genome shotgun sequence contains the following coding sequences:
- the LOC107478147 gene encoding uncharacterized protein LOC107478147, which translates to MHVADEASIQGMFSTYHQTRARSSLIELYVEFEEIEDIDFPEPNIDWMGYNTESDEEFEVPTVIVDGEFVVGMEFNSREAVIAAVKEYTIQRGVDYRVYESEPTTFYAKCVHYGTSCDWLIRVSLIKRQYCWVIRRYNGSHTCMRSTISQDHAKLDSGTIAEAIKSLVEADPSLKVKSVIAEVQSKFNYTISYRKAWLAKQKAVEKIFGGWEASYEALPTWFEAMVAKEPSAALSTKLHMLIEGMISQDGNGNIVPLAFAIVEGETADAWHFFLSHLRTHVVNRDGVGLISDRHESIISAVGRSDGAWQYPRAIHMFCIRHIASNFLRRFKAPGMQKLIVNIGYSRTIHEFNMRYERYCERGVTYKQWLDNIPRSQYALAYDEGHRWGHMTTNLVECINGVLKGARNLPVTALVKATFYRLNALFTRKRAEAEARISAGHLFSEYATEKIQSNQTASENIQVNLFDRQNEVFEVREMPSGLEFAVNLRLRHCNCGVVDFVVVRVTAEVDARIVEELVLVVRLRMSSCQLG; encoded by the exons ATGCACGTGGCTGATGAAGCTAGTATACAAGGAATGTTTTCGACCTACCATCAAACTAGAGCACGATCCTCACTTATCGAGTTATATGTTGAGTTCGAAGAAATTGAAGATATTGATTTTCCGGAACCCAATATAGACTGGATGGGTTATAATACCGAAAGTGATGAAGAGTTTGAAG TTCCTACTGTTATCGTAGATGGTGAATTCGTCGTTGGAATGGAGTTTAACTCTAGAGAAGCTGTGATTGCAGCAGTTAAAGAGTATACTATTCAGAGGGGCGTCGATTATAGAGTGTATGAATCTGAACCGACAACATTTTATGCTAAATGCGTACATTATGGAACAAGTTGTGATTGGCTTATCAGAGTTAGTCTTATAAAAAGACAGTATTGTTGGGTGATAAGGAGGTATAACGGTAGTCACACGTGTATGAGATCTACCATCTCTCAAGATCATGCCAAACTGGACTCTGGTACAATTGCAGAAGCGATAAAATCATTGGTTGAAGCCGACCCATCTCTGAAGGTGAAATCTGTAATTGCTGAAGTGCAGTCGAAGTTCAACTATACAATAAGTTATCGCAAAGCATGGTTGGCCAAGCAAAAAGCAGTTGAGAAAATATTTGGTGGGTGGGAAGCTTCTTATGAAGCTTTGCCGACATGGTTTGAAGCAATGGTTGCAAAAGAACCATCAGCAGCTTTGAGTACGAAACTGCATATGCTTATCGAGGGGATGA TATCACAAGATGGAAATGGGAATATCGTGCCTCTTGCATTTGCCATAGTTGAGGGTGAGACCGCCGATGCTTGGCACTTTTTTCTTAGCCATCTACGAACGCATGTAGTTAATCGAGATGGTGTTGGTCTTATATCTGATCGGCACGAGTCCATTATCTCAGCTGTAGGTCGTAGTGATGGAGCATGGCAATATCCGAGGGCTATTCACATGTTTTGCATCAGGCACATAGCTTCTAACTTCTTGAGAAGGTTCAAAGCGCCAGGAATGCAGAAGCTGATTGTCAACATag GCTATTCTAGAACAATCCATGAATTCAACATGCGTTACGAGAGATATTGTGAGCGGGGTGTGACTTACAAGCAGTGGCTCGACAATATTCCTCGGTCACAATATGCCTTGGCATATGATGAGGGACATCGTTGGGGACACATGACCACTAACCTAGTGGAGTGCATTAACGGAGTTTTGAAAGGAGCACGTAATCTTCCTGTGACAGCCCTTGTCAAGGCAACTTTTTACAGACTTAATGCCTTGTTCACAAGGAAGAGGGCCGAGGCCGAGGCTCGTATAAGTGCAGGTCATCTATTCTCCGAGTATGCAACTGAGAAAATCCAGTCTAATCAAACGGCATCAGAAAATATCCAAGTTAATTTATTTGACAGGCAGAACGAAGTTTTTGAAGTACGGGAGATGCCCAGCGGTTTAGAGTTTGCAGTAAATCTGCGTCTAAGACATTGCAATTGTG GCGTTGTAGACTTTGTGGTGGTGAGGGTCACAGCCGAAGTAGATGCCCGCATCGTGGAGGAGCTAGTGCTAGTGGTTCGGCTCCGAATGAGTAGTTGTCAACTTGGCTGA